One window of Dehalobacterium formicoaceticum genomic DNA carries:
- a CDS encoding phage holin family protein yields MIGLIIRFVVSALVLMVISWLLPGISVNGFVGALLAAVVIAVLGYVVEKLMGKNISPYSRGFVGFIVSAIVIYLAQYIIPNYLSVSLIGSLLAALVIGIVDAFVPTALR; encoded by the coding sequence TTGATTGGCCTAATTATAAGATTTGTTGTTTCCGCATTGGTGTTAATGGTGATTAGCTGGCTTTTGCCCGGCATCTCAGTAAACGGTTTTGTTGGCGCTCTTTTAGCGGCAGTGGTCATCGCGGTGTTAGGTTATGTGGTAGAAAAACTAATGGGAAAAAACATTTCTCCCTATAGCCGGGGTTTTGTAGGTTTTATTGTTTCTGCGATTGTCATTTACTTAGCCCAGTATATTATCCCCAATTATCTGTCCGTCAGCTTAATCGGATCACTATTGGCTGCTTTAGTCATCGGCATCGTGGATGCTTTTGTTCCGACAGCATTAAGATAA
- the rpsT gene encoding 30S ribosomal protein S20, giving the protein MPNIKSAKKRVQIAESRRMKNASVKSSVKTAIKKFVEVDPSTDKDNAQSLLTQAIRKMDKAAGKGILHKKAVARKKSKLQRAFNKAN; this is encoded by the coding sequence ATGCCTAATATTAAATCAGCAAAAAAACGTGTTCAAATCGCGGAAAGCCGCAGAATGAAAAATGCTTCCGTAAAATCCAGCGTAAAAACTGCCATTAAAAAGTTTGTTGAAGTTGATCCTTCCACCGACAAGGATAATGCTCAATCCCTATTAACCCAGGCGATTCGGAAAATGGATAAAGCTGCGGGTAAAGGTATTCTTCATAAGAAAGCTGTAGCGCGTAAAAAATCCAAATTGCAAAGGGCTTTTAATAAGGCCAACTAA
- the holA gene encoding DNA polymerase III subunit delta produces the protein MDGTSILKDVKRGVVSLIYLFYGQERLLLEEAVTALTQLLTPGGTGDFNYEKFDGKTSTPAQVVNAANMLPVFAEKRLVIVTDAPWFSSEKGEEEGSQKHLYLDPLIEYIGNPSPSTCLVLVAGEKVDGRSKAVKGIKKVGQVVEFTSLRGMDLNKWLDKSLRQRGKKAQSGVFDYLTLAVGNNMSALEQELEKVSLFVGSAEEITMQDVKETASVNSTLNVFNLIDAVSKKDGSAAILQLRELLRTGESDRKIFYLLVRQMRILLQIIPLKKRGVTEAQIASELGLHPYVAKKGVEQSRNFTPQELIQALEILRDVDEKVKTGRGDSLALIEGAIMRMCVKLTDK, from the coding sequence ATGGATGGAACATCGATTTTGAAGGACGTTAAAAGAGGAGTTGTTTCACTGATCTATCTTTTTTATGGACAAGAACGTTTATTGCTGGAAGAAGCAGTGACAGCTCTGACTCAACTTTTAACCCCCGGTGGTACGGGAGACTTTAATTATGAAAAGTTTGACGGAAAAACATCAACTCCTGCTCAAGTAGTCAATGCGGCCAATATGCTGCCGGTTTTTGCCGAAAAAAGATTGGTGATAGTTACCGATGCTCCCTGGTTTAGTTCTGAGAAAGGAGAGGAAGAAGGAAGCCAAAAACATCTCTATTTGGATCCCCTGATTGAGTATATCGGAAACCCTTCCCCTTCAACCTGTTTGGTTCTGGTAGCTGGGGAAAAGGTGGATGGAAGAAGCAAGGCGGTCAAAGGGATAAAAAAAGTCGGCCAGGTGGTGGAATTTACCTCCCTGCGCGGCATGGATCTTAACAAATGGCTGGATAAGAGCTTACGCCAAAGGGGAAAAAAAGCTCAGTCCGGTGTATTTGATTATCTCACCCTGGCTGTGGGCAACAATATGTCCGCTTTAGAGCAGGAGCTGGAGAAGGTTTCCTTGTTTGTGGGGTCGGCGGAGGAAATTACGATGCAGGATGTTAAGGAAACAGCCAGTGTGAACAGTACCTTGAATGTATTTAATTTAATAGACGCCGTGAGTAAGAAAGATGGTTCCGCAGCAATTTTGCAGTTGAGGGAATTGTTACGAACAGGAGAATCCGATCGAAAGATTTTTTATTTACTGGTACGCCAGATGCGAATTTTACTGCAAATTATTCCCTTAAAAAAAAGGGGAGTTACGGAAGCTCAAATTGCATCTGAATTGGGTTTGCATCCTTATGTAGCCAAAAAAGGTGTGGAGCAGAGTCGAAATTTTACGCCCCAGGAACTCATTCAAGCTTTAGAGATTTTACGGGACGTGGATGAGAAAGTTAAGACGGGCAGAGGTGATTCTCTGGCTTTAATTGAAGGGGCAATTATGCGCATGTGTGTAAAATTAACTGACAAATGA
- a CDS encoding DNA internalization-related competence protein ComEC/Rec2 encodes MTRILVYHTLGFMLGIFLGDFFHVPLGAAFALSLAALLFALFVMGKRRDPKLLLVFTLFAGLFWGQVHHPEFQPDLFKGEDDFHGAGLVISDPRPTATGQIFTFKPEEVNHLPVSSIKLQVLCSSEDKVSYGDQLVLSGKVLPGSRASNPGQFDYDAYLKRHGIGATVSTLYGGQIEATGVNRGNLFLHGVYKIKDRMDLVLSYLPVQQSNFIGGMLFGNKGDLTFAERNVLSQTGLMDAFAVSGVHVGYVILFTLYFAQLLHLGKWGRLLLVGAAMLFYAALSEFTPSVLRSGFMALLGLAAYSLGERKDFFTGLALAAMLLLIWQPQMLYDAGFQLSFVAAWGVVYLTPTVGNWLPKGKVWDVLASTIAAHLAITPLIAYYFNLVTISGFLVGILATGLVGLVVLLGLFSVFLSVISINLAVLPAYGAGLVVAGIWHGAQLIAQIPGAYLTVKTPGSGGLALIYIFLIALPYIVQKQNRRIYGILGILVLAFYLLVPLPSSNQLQVTFLDVGQGDCIFIQSPSGRTCLIDGGGKTAQQEDRVGEQVVVPFLRHLGLGKLDLAILTHPHDDHMRGMETVLKELRVDHLVVGEIFLTNEAIQPLLTVAEEDQVPIIPVKEGQEIGLDGEITLTVLNPPRGDAGKVLEEDEMNNESVVLMLNYQDVSFLLTGDVEKERLARISPREDVSAQVIKLPHHGSKTGLLPSFYDQVDPRAAVITVGKNSFGHPNREFLAYWEDKGIPIYRTDHHGAITFTTDGQELWVETFLDKALEDEDNLKQDNF; translated from the coding sequence ATGACAAGAATCCTGGTTTATCATACCTTGGGATTTATGCTGGGCATTTTCCTGGGGGATTTCTTTCATGTTCCTTTAGGAGCAGCTTTTGCATTATCATTGGCTGCTCTTTTATTTGCTTTGTTTGTGATGGGAAAGCGAAGAGATCCGAAATTACTTCTGGTCTTTACCCTTTTTGCGGGGTTGTTTTGGGGGCAGGTTCATCATCCTGAATTTCAACCTGATTTGTTCAAAGGCGAAGATGACTTTCATGGAGCGGGCCTAGTAATCAGTGACCCCAGGCCTACGGCTACGGGACAGATTTTTACCTTTAAACCGGAAGAAGTGAATCATCTGCCCGTATCATCCATTAAGCTGCAGGTGCTTTGCTCCTCAGAAGATAAGGTATCATACGGGGATCAGCTGGTGCTTTCCGGAAAAGTGCTGCCTGGGTCCCGGGCATCCAATCCGGGGCAATTTGATTATGATGCTTACTTAAAAAGACATGGTATTGGGGCTACAGTCAGTACCCTTTATGGTGGTCAAATCGAAGCAACCGGAGTCAACAGGGGAAATCTCTTTCTTCATGGAGTTTATAAAATTAAGGATAGAATGGACTTGGTATTGTCTTATTTGCCTGTTCAGCAGTCTAATTTTATTGGCGGGATGCTCTTTGGCAATAAAGGAGATCTGACTTTTGCTGAACGTAATGTCCTGTCACAAACAGGGCTAATGGATGCCTTTGCCGTATCCGGAGTTCATGTGGGCTATGTTATTTTATTTACCCTTTATTTTGCTCAGCTCCTGCACTTGGGTAAATGGGGCAGGTTGTTGCTTGTCGGTGCAGCGATGCTTTTTTATGCTGCCCTATCAGAGTTTACTCCTTCGGTACTTCGTTCCGGTTTCATGGCTTTATTGGGTCTTGCAGCCTATTCCTTAGGAGAGAGGAAAGACTTTTTTACAGGTTTAGCTTTGGCGGCAATGCTTCTTTTGATCTGGCAGCCTCAAATGCTTTATGATGCCGGTTTTCAACTGTCCTTTGTTGCTGCTTGGGGTGTTGTTTATTTGACACCAACAGTAGGGAATTGGCTTCCCAAAGGGAAAGTTTGGGATGTCCTGGCATCTACCATTGCTGCCCATTTGGCTATTACGCCTCTCATCGCTTACTATTTTAATCTAGTTACTATTTCCGGTTTTTTGGTGGGTATTTTGGCCACCGGCTTAGTTGGGCTGGTGGTTTTACTGGGTCTCTTTTCAGTGTTTTTAAGTGTGATAAGCATTAATCTTGCTGTACTACCTGCTTATGGAGCAGGTCTGGTGGTGGCAGGAATTTGGCATGGGGCTCAGCTGATTGCTCAAATTCCCGGTGCTTATCTTACTGTTAAAACACCGGGATCGGGTGGGCTTGCACTAATTTATATATTTTTAATTGCTCTGCCTTATATTGTTCAAAAACAAAATAGGCGCATCTATGGAATCCTGGGGATCCTGGTTCTGGCCTTTTATCTGCTGGTGCCTTTACCCTCCAGCAATCAGCTGCAGGTTACCTTTTTAGATGTGGGACAAGGTGACTGCATTTTTATTCAAAGCCCTTCCGGACGCACCTGCTTAATTGATGGCGGTGGCAAAACAGCCCAACAGGAGGATCGCGTAGGGGAACAGGTGGTGGTACCTTTTCTCAGGCATCTTGGTTTGGGCAAATTAGATTTGGCCATACTCACCCATCCCCACGATGACCATATGAGAGGTATGGAAACTGTTTTAAAGGAGCTCCGGGTAGATCATTTGGTGGTAGGAGAAATTTTTTTAACGAATGAAGCAATCCAGCCTTTATTAACGGTGGCAGAAGAGGATCAAGTACCTATTATTCCTGTTAAAGAAGGGCAGGAAATAGGTCTTGACGGTGAGATTACTCTTACGGTGTTAAATCCCCCTAGGGGGGATGCCGGAAAGGTTCTGGAGGAAGATGAGATGAATAACGAGTCCGTCGTTTTAATGCTGAACTATCAAGATGTGTCTTTTCTGCTGACAGGGGATGTGGAAAAAGAAAGGCTGGCAAGAATATCTCCCCGGGAGGATGTAAGTGCCCAGGTCATTAAATTACCCCATCATGGCAGTAAGACCGGCCTCTTGCCATCATTCTATGATCAGGTTGATCCCCGGGCAGCGGTGATTACCGTGGGCAAAAATTCCTTTGGCCATCCCAACCGGGAGTTCCTGGCTTATTGGGAGGATAAGGGGATTCCGATTTATCGCACGGATCATCATGGCGCTATCACCTTTACCACAGATGGTCAAGAATTATGGGTGGAAACTTTTCTTGACAAAGCTCTTGAGGATGAAGACAATTTAAAGCAGGATAACTTTTAA
- a CDS encoding ComEA family DNA-binding protein, translating to MFSQVNKQYLIIFALMLSLIFGGGVKYGQYLEQKTPPPVAISVASKIDSEDAEQEMPDAKEKPSQDLMIHVTGAVLKPGVYTLPEGSRVIDAVQLAGLDQDANLDQINLAKKITDQEMIQVPGEDSSSEIIGGAQGSVGNSNIPAANSQMGGLININTADQGQLETLPGIGPAKAAAIIQYREEAGSFKSQEDIQNVSGIGPATYNKLKDQITI from the coding sequence ATGTTTTCCCAAGTTAATAAGCAGTATCTGATTATTTTTGCTCTTATGCTGTCACTTATTTTTGGCGGAGGCGTTAAATACGGACAATATTTGGAACAGAAAACTCCTCCGCCCGTCGCAATTAGTGTGGCGTCAAAGATTGATTCCGAAGATGCGGAGCAAGAGATGCCGGATGCAAAGGAAAAACCATCCCAGGATCTGATGATTCATGTCACGGGTGCGGTTTTGAAACCGGGAGTCTATACCTTGCCTGAGGGCAGCCGTGTTATTGATGCAGTGCAGTTAGCCGGATTAGATCAAGATGCCAATTTAGATCAGATTAACTTAGCGAAAAAAATCACAGACCAGGAAATGATTCAGGTTCCCGGAGAGGATAGCAGCTCTGAAATCATCGGCGGCGCTCAAGGGTCTGTCGGGAATAGCAACATTCCGGCAGCAAATTCCCAAATGGGAGGGCTTATCAATATCAATACGGCGGATCAAGGGCAGCTGGAAACCTTGCCTGGAATAGGACCTGCTAAGGCTGCCGCCATTATTCAATATCGGGAAGAAGCGGGTTCCTTTAAATCCCAGGAAGATATTCAAAATGTTTCCGGAATTGGACCGGCAACTTATAATAAATTAAAAGATCAGATCACGATTTAA
- a CDS encoding hemolysin family protein: MFYQLLFLLILVLLNAFFAASEIAIISLNDNKIKKMGEEGHKKALLILKFLKDPSKFLATIQIGITLAGFLASAFASQSFAGKLVALIKLLGLPIGEGVLNTLSITLITLILSYVTLVFGELVPKRIAMQKAESIAMFAALPLTYLFRFTRPFVAFLSLSTNFFMRLLGANPAVNEEKITEEEIRLMVDAGQEKGVIPLIEKEMIHNIFEFDNTDAAQIMTHRTDIVGISLDEDFDSIMNLFNEKKFSRIPVYEGTIDHIIGILYLKDVFPYLNTNTKNDFSLEKIMRKPYFIPESIKNDDLFLEMQKNRIQMAVVIDDFGGTAGIVTIEDLLEEIVGNLFDEYDTPWQEIEQIDENTYLFAGEISLDEVEETLDLELPTDEYDTLSGFILGQLGRIPGHTENPSIQYGPFVFSVEKISGKRILKVQATRNQGSVK; encoded by the coding sequence TTGTTTTATCAACTGTTATTTTTATTGATTCTCGTGTTGCTCAATGCTTTTTTTGCCGCTTCAGAAATAGCCATAATTTCCCTTAATGATAATAAAATCAAAAAAATGGGTGAGGAAGGTCATAAAAAAGCTTTATTGATCTTGAAATTTCTCAAGGACCCCAGCAAATTTTTGGCCACGATACAAATTGGCATCACCTTAGCCGGTTTTTTAGCCAGCGCCTTCGCCTCCCAAAGCTTCGCCGGAAAGCTGGTTGCTCTGATCAAACTATTGGGTTTACCTATCGGCGAGGGAGTATTAAATACCCTTTCCATCACCTTGATCACCCTGATTTTATCCTATGTAACCCTGGTTTTCGGTGAACTGGTACCTAAGAGAATTGCCATGCAAAAAGCAGAATCCATCGCCATGTTTGCTGCGCTGCCGCTTACATATCTCTTTAGGTTTACCCGCCCCTTTGTAGCCTTTCTTTCCCTGTCCACCAACTTTTTTATGCGCCTTTTAGGCGCCAACCCTGCTGTCAACGAGGAAAAAATCACCGAAGAAGAAATTCGTTTGATGGTGGATGCAGGACAAGAAAAAGGCGTCATTCCTTTGATTGAAAAAGAAATGATCCACAACATTTTCGAATTTGACAATACAGATGCCGCTCAGATCATGACTCATCGCACAGATATTGTAGGCATCTCCTTGGATGAAGATTTTGACAGCATCATGAATCTTTTTAATGAAAAGAAATTTTCCCGCATACCGGTGTATGAAGGAACAATAGATCATATCATAGGCATACTTTATTTAAAAGATGTCTTCCCCTATCTGAATACAAACACCAAAAATGATTTTTCCCTGGAAAAAATCATGCGCAAGCCCTATTTCATCCCTGAATCCATCAAAAATGACGATTTGTTTTTAGAAATGCAAAAAAATCGTATCCAGATGGCGGTGGTCATTGATGATTTTGGCGGCACCGCAGGAATTGTCACCATCGAAGACCTGCTGGAGGAAATCGTGGGCAACCTTTTTGATGAGTATGATACCCCATGGCAAGAAATTGAGCAAATTGATGAAAATACCTATTTATTTGCCGGCGAGATCAGTCTGGATGAAGTAGAGGAAACTCTGGATCTGGAGTTGCCTACAGATGAATATGACACTTTAAGCGGCTTTATTCTTGGCCAACTGGGACGCATCCCCGGTCACACGGAAAACCCGTCCATCCAATACGGCCCCTTCGTCTTTAGTGTTGAAAAAATCAGCGGTAAAAGAATCCTCAAGGTGCAGGCAACTCGGAATCAAGGGTCTGTTAAGTAA
- a CDS encoding L-serine ammonia-lyase, iron-sulfur-dependent, subunit alpha — MHQPASIFNDVIGPIMIGPSSSHTAASVRIGQIIRSMMGGEVSKVVFQFSSQGSLATTFSGQGSAFGLAAGIMGFAADDPRVADALEIAESADIIIDFLITDEPCDHPNLYKAVMWDRNGNSLTAEMVSIGGGMIQVRKIGEIPVHMDGGYYETVFLLGNLPAMEARMVYEDMVTALASTEFSYDEILLSHNTKDDYLLNIKSQADLGEQVGGLISQGRRLDILPVLPVFSHKNYQGLFNTAEEMLAIAEKEKLAPWELAVKYESLRGGISHQEVFDQMREIVRIIRRTMELSEQEEKEYHDRILGRQAYKLKAAKLLSGSVMNEVIKGITLMMEAKSSMKVIVAAPTAGSCGIVPGTLWGAAVVLKAGEEELVKAMLAAGLIGIIIAEHATFAGEMGGCQAECGSASGMAAAGIVQLMGGTVEQALDAASMALQNVLGMVCDPVADRVEVPCLGKNIMCGCNALAMAQLSIAGFDKVIPLDETIKAMAQVGDMIPMELCCTGKAGLSEQKTSKDIWQKLNLRSM, encoded by the coding sequence ATGCATCAGCCGGCAAGTATTTTTAATGATGTCATTGGGCCGATCATGATAGGGCCTTCTAGCTCCCATACAGCTGCCTCTGTGCGCATTGGACAGATCATCCGCAGCATGATGGGCGGAGAAGTGAGCAAAGTGGTTTTTCAATTTTCCTCTCAGGGATCCCTAGCTACCACCTTTTCCGGCCAAGGATCCGCGTTTGGTCTTGCTGCCGGAATCATGGGATTTGCAGCGGATGATCCCCGGGTGGCAGATGCCTTGGAAATAGCCGAATCCGCCGACATAATAATTGATTTTCTCATTACCGATGAGCCTTGTGACCATCCCAATCTCTATAAGGCTGTCATGTGGGACCGTAACGGTAACAGTCTTACAGCAGAGATGGTATCAATAGGCGGCGGCATGATTCAGGTGAGAAAGATTGGGGAAATTCCCGTGCATATGGACGGTGGATATTATGAAACTGTCTTCCTTTTGGGTAATTTACCTGCAATGGAAGCAAGGATGGTCTATGAAGATATGGTAACTGCTTTAGCATCAACGGAATTTTCTTATGATGAAATTTTACTTAGCCATAATACAAAAGATGATTATCTTTTAAATATCAAGTCCCAGGCAGATTTGGGGGAACAGGTGGGAGGATTGATTTCCCAAGGGAGGCGTTTAGATATTCTCCCGGTGCTCCCTGTGTTTTCTCATAAAAATTATCAGGGACTGTTTAATACTGCCGAGGAAATGCTGGCTATTGCCGAAAAAGAGAAGCTTGCCCCCTGGGAATTAGCGGTAAAATATGAGAGCCTGCGGGGAGGTATTTCTCATCAGGAAGTTTTTGATCAAATGAGGGAAATTGTACGGATTATTCGGCGTACGATGGAGCTCTCGGAACAGGAAGAGAAGGAATATCATGATCGCATCCTGGGCCGCCAGGCTTATAAATTAAAGGCGGCAAAACTTTTGTCAGGATCCGTCATGAATGAGGTGATCAAGGGTATCACGCTGATGATGGAAGCAAAAAGCTCCATGAAAGTAATTGTGGCGGCACCAACGGCCGGATCCTGCGGCATAGTACCCGGAACCCTTTGGGGTGCGGCCGTTGTTCTAAAAGCTGGGGAAGAAGAATTAGTTAAGGCAATGCTCGCTGCCGGGCTCATTGGCATCATTATCGCCGAACATGCTACCTTCGCCGGGGAAATGGGCGGGTGCCAGGCTGAATGCGGCTCCGCGTCCGGTATGGCTGCCGCCGGTATAGTACAGTTAATGGGGGGCACAGTAGAACAGGCACTGGATGCAGCCTCAATGGCTCTGCAAAATGTGTTAGGCATGGTCTGTGATCCTGTGGCGGATCGGGTGGAAGTACCTTGCCTGGGGAAAAATATCATGTGCGGTTGTAATGCACTGGCCATGGCCCAGCTTTCCATAGCGGGATTTGATAAGGTGATTCCATTAGATGAGACAATTAAGGCCATGGCCCAGGTGGGAGATATGATTCCCATGGAATTATGCTGCACGGGCAAAGCCGGGCTATCTGAGCAAAAAACCAGTAAGGATATCTGGCAGAAATTAAATTTAAGATCCATGTAA
- a CDS encoding ornithine cyclodeaminase family protein, giving the protein MIFLNEKEIKSAVTLKEMMDTIEEAFDTFRSGEFYMPERINVEHKNKNMLYMPCFTKDMIGTKILSLFPENQEKKLPLIYGLMMLNDYETGHPLAILDAQTLTALRTGAVGGVGMRHFAYPDSERVGVVGCGVQGFHQILYACDLRPIKHIYLFDAFNKDLADYIKRLNQALAPKNPEITICNDTVELLNKSQIVITTSPATEPVLPNRPELLEGKCFIAVGSWKPNMRELPDAIWQVVDQVYTELPYACEESGDLSQPLADGILTMDRVKYMGDYLAKKSAGETIQLGKTRYFKSVGMGLFDLTTADLIYKKALTKGIGQKINL; this is encoded by the coding sequence ATGATATTTTTAAATGAAAAAGAAATTAAGTCGGCAGTAACTCTTAAAGAAATGATGGATACCATTGAAGAAGCCTTTGATACTTTCAGAAGCGGTGAGTTTTATATGCCGGAGCGTATTAATGTGGAACACAAAAACAAGAATATGCTTTATATGCCTTGTTTTACCAAAGATATGATTGGCACTAAAATTCTTTCACTATTTCCTGAGAATCAAGAAAAAAAATTACCCCTCATATACGGATTGATGATGTTAAATGATTATGAAACCGGGCATCCTTTGGCGATCCTTGATGCCCAGACATTAACTGCCTTACGTACCGGGGCTGTTGGCGGGGTAGGCATGCGGCATTTTGCTTATCCTGACAGCGAGAGGGTAGGTGTTGTCGGCTGCGGAGTCCAGGGATTCCATCAGATTCTTTATGCCTGCGACCTAAGACCAATTAAACATATCTACTTATTTGATGCTTTTAATAAGGATCTTGCGGATTATATCAAAAGGCTTAACCAAGCACTGGCCCCAAAAAATCCGGAAATCACCATTTGTAATGATACTGTAGAATTATTAAACAAAAGTCAAATTGTTATCACCACGAGTCCGGCGACTGAACCGGTGCTGCCCAATCGGCCGGAGCTTTTGGAAGGAAAGTGCTTCATCGCTGTTGGTTCCTGGAAGCCTAATATGCGGGAATTACCAGATGCCATCTGGCAAGTGGTGGATCAGGTCTATACAGAACTTCCTTATGCCTGCGAGGAGAGCGGTGATCTGAGTCAACCGCTGGCGGACGGCATTCTGACCATGGATCGGGTGAAATACATGGGAGATTATCTGGCAAAAAAGTCGGCCGGGGAAACTATTCAGCTGGGGAAAACCAGATATTTTAAATCGGTAGGTATGGGATTGTTTGATCTCACGACAGCCGACCTCATTTACAAAAAGGCTTTGACAAAAGGGATAGGACAAAAGATTAATCTATAG
- a CDS encoding sodium:solute symporter family transporter — MSLEMIIGTILFFASIIVVTFLAKKHTGNLKNYLIGNSNVGGAVSAFTWTASAASAGLFLGAAGLAYQYGWAGLMYLIGVFGSMFISWVFVIPKLRRVAVSRSILTTPDYLVMRYGEKRIKIISAFWTLVFIVPMIIVQFVGAGYLIESTLGLNYFWGMIIIGLTVAISTQLSGYMGVAWLDTLQGSIMTIGTIVMVYLSLQMMGGFTNLNLKLAAIDPSLVQFTGNMPLSLQIGLIVSYLVAFWGQPHLTARVWGLKDSNALRSALPISMILGVIWSFGAGLVGLSARVLHPGLASPDMAMPSVINGLPVFYTALLFFTLIAAMMTTANSLLLTAAGSVSNDILPLFIKDQDDPRVLYGAKLMVLVIGVLSFVLALKPPDLILKINAFAFGGYALIFGIPLFLGVMWKKANLSGAMIALTASPIIYIAWKMFLSRPTGIHEMIAALAITIVLILLATLFGKKPTEQMLEIYSLGQIPKNDQEGHQ; from the coding sequence ATGAGCTTGGAAATGATCATCGGTACAATTCTTTTCTTTGCCAGTATTATCGTGGTAACTTTTCTGGCAAAAAAACATACCGGCAATCTGAAAAATTATTTAATTGGTAACAGCAACGTAGGCGGTGCGGTTTCAGCTTTTACCTGGACTGCTTCTGCTGCCAGTGCGGGACTCTTTTTAGGTGCAGCCGGTTTGGCCTATCAATATGGATGGGCGGGGTTAATGTATTTGATCGGTGTATTTGGCAGCATGTTTATCAGCTGGGTTTTTGTCATTCCCAAACTAAGACGGGTAGCTGTCAGCCGTTCGATCTTAACAACGCCGGACTACTTAGTTATGCGTTACGGTGAAAAAAGAATAAAAATAATCTCCGCTTTTTGGACCTTGGTTTTTATTGTTCCCATGATTATTGTGCAATTCGTGGGCGCCGGCTATTTAATCGAATCCACACTGGGCTTGAACTATTTTTGGGGTATGATTATTATCGGTTTGACAGTAGCCATCTCCACACAACTAAGCGGTTATATGGGAGTTGCTTGGTTGGATACCCTGCAAGGATCTATTATGACCATAGGAACCATTGTCATGGTTTATCTTTCTCTGCAAATGATGGGGGGATTTACTAATTTAAACCTTAAGCTTGCCGCCATTGATCCGAGTCTGGTTCAGTTTACCGGTAACATGCCCCTTTCTTTGCAAATCGGACTGATTGTTTCTTACCTGGTGGCCTTTTGGGGACAACCCCATCTTACTGCCCGGGTATGGGGCTTAAAAGATAGCAATGCACTGCGTTCGGCTTTGCCTATTTCCATGATTCTTGGTGTGATCTGGTCCTTCGGCGCCGGATTGGTGGGCTTATCTGCCCGGGTGCTGCACCCCGGTCTTGCATCGCCTGATATGGCTATGCCCAGCGTAATCAACGGCTTGCCGGTATTCTATACCGCTCTGTTGTTTTTTACCCTTATTGCCGCCATGATGACCACAGCAAATTCCTTGCTTTTAACAGCTGCCGGTTCGGTAAGCAATGATATTCTGCCTTTATTTATTAAAGATCAAGACGATCCCCGGGTACTTTATGGGGCAAAACTGATGGTTCTGGTGATCGGTGTGCTTTCCTTCGTTTTGGCTCTTAAGCCACCGGACCTAATTCTAAAAATCAACGCTTTTGCCTTCGGCGGATATGCCCTTATTTTCGGCATCCCTTTATTTCTAGGCGTGATGTGGAAAAAGGCCAATCTATCCGGTGCCATGATCGCTTTGACAGCAAGTCCTATCATCTATATTGCTTGGAAAATGTTTTTATCCCGGCCGACGGGGATTCATGAAATGATCGCTGCCCTGGCGATAACGATTGTTTTGATTCTTTTGGCCACCTTATTTGGTAAAAAACCTACAGAGCAAATGCTGGAGATTTATTCACTGGGGCAAATACCCAAAAATGATCAGGAGGGTCATCAATGA